The stretch of DNA CAATGTTGGGAGTTTGGTTAGGATGGCAAATTGTACGCAAGTACATGGACGAGAATCCGGATGTTACTCTGGCACAGTTAATGAGCGAAGCTGATAGTCAAAAGATACTTAAAGAATCGAAGTATAAACCGAAATAAGGTCATAGTTCATAGATCATGGTTCATAGTGACTATGATCTATGAACTATGACCCATGAACAATATATTATGAAGATCGGATTAGTAATGTCGGGAGGGGGAATTCGGGGAATTGCTCATTTAGGTGTGGTTAAGGCCCTCTATGAAGAGGGTTTGACTTTTTCAAAAATCTCAGGAACCAGTGCTGGGGCAATTGTGGGGGCATTTTTAGCCAATGGTTATCAACCTGATTTCATCCTTAATGCGTTTAAAGTAACCAGTTTATTCAGGTATATAAAACCGGTTATCAAAGGTTTCGGACTTCTTTCCTTACAAAATACCAGTATTCTTTATGATCAATTTCTGCCTGCAACATTTGAAGAATTAAAGATACCATTTGTAGTTGCTGCAACTGATTTAGGCAACGCAAGAATAGCTTATTTCTCTTCTGGAAAATTAATAGCTCCCGTGCAAGCTTCAAGTTGTATTCCTGCGGTTTTTAAACCCATCGAAATGGATGGGAAATTATATGTTGATGGTGGAATACTTGATAATTTTCCGGTGGAAGTTATCATGGATGATTGTGATTTTATTATCGGCTCCTGCTGCAATCATTTGGAAAAAATTGACTCTGTAACAGGCATCAAAAATATTATTGAACGATCTGTTGTCATCAGCCTAAACTCACGAACAGAAAGCAAGAAAAGACTGTGTAATGTTATTATTGAGCCGAAAGGACTTGGATCAATAAGTCTTTTTCATGTAAAGCGAACTGACGACATTTTTGAACAAGGATATAAAGCTGCTAAAGAGGAAATTAAAAACAATCCTGAATTAAAAGAGGCGATTAAAAACTTCAAGGAACTTCAACTGGCAAAATAGCACACTGTAATATTTTTATAACTTTTATTATCAAACAAATCCATAGCCAAATTGGTTTCGTAAGTGTAGCTGAAAACAAATTAGACGGCACAATGAATATCTTTAAATTATCCCTTTGCTTTGCTATAGCTTTCTCCGCAATCAGCTTTACAGCCTGTGCACAGAGTAAAAATACGGATCCTAAAACAGAAAAAAAGATGAGTTATAAAGTTCAGAAAACCGAAGAAGAGTGGAAAAAGGAACTCACTCCTGAGCAATATGCTATTTTACGCCAGAAAGGAACAGAACGTCCATTTACCGGCGAATACAATAATTTTTATAAAAAAGGCACTTATGTTTGTGCGGCGTGTGGAACCAAACTCTTTGAGTCGGGGACTAAGTTTGACGGTCACTGCGGATGGCCAAGCTTTGACAAAGCGATTCCCGGTACTGTAGAATACCATAAGGACTTAAGTCATGGAATGATCAGAACTGAAATTTTATGTGCGAATTGCGGTGGACATCTCGGCCATATTTTTGATGATGGCCCAACAGAAACGGGTGATCGCTATTGCGTAAATTCCATATCACTAAAATTTGTTCCTGAACAACAATAAGCAAAAAAGACCTGCAAAAACAGGTCTTTTTTTTGTAAATAATAAAGAGCTGTCAATAAATGACAGCCCTATCCTAATCAATGTAAAAAGAGTTTATCCAGTTGTACCCAGTGCACTCGCAATCGCGTTAATTGAAGTAAGTAAGGTTATTAATGTATCCTCCGTTTCAACTGTGCTTGCGCCGTTTTGTTTCATCGTTCTCCATTGCTTCAACAAACGAATCTGACTTTGATGTAAAGGTTTCAAAGCAACTGCTCGGAGTTGAGTTGAATAATGACGGCTTTTACGACGTTCTTCAAAAGTTCGATCCTGAAGTTTCGCAAACATTAAACGAGTACGATGCAATTCTTCAAGTAATAATGCAAGAATCTCGTCACGAGCTTCAATATTGGTCATTAAATCCGCATACTCTTTGATGATTTCTTCATCCGTAGAATCAAGCGATGACTCTACATTAGTGAATACGTAACGGACCAAAGCATCGCTGCTCAAGGCATCTTTTAACTTCAAAAACTGATCGAATTTCTCCGTAAATAATTTTTCCAAAGTATAGCCCACACCATACCAACTGGTCATATTACAACGAGTTTGATTCCAACTAAATACCCAAGGAATTGCACGCAAATCAGCTAAAGTTCGCTCACCTGTACGACGTGCAGGGCGCGACCCGATGCGACTAGACTCAATGGCATCTATTGGTGTAGCCTGGCTAAAGAAATGAATGAAATTAGGATTGTGGATAAACTGCCCATAGAATTCACAGCTTTCCGTTGCCATCCACTCAAAAATATCTTGTAAAGGATGAGGCTTACGTTCTGATTGTTGTTGTGCAATACTTGAAGCTGCCGTTCCTGCTAACAATAACTCAAGGTTATAGCTGGCATTCATTTTATTAGCATACTTCTGCTCAATAGTTTCACCTTGTTCCGTTTCTCGCAGGTCTCCTTGTAATGATGAATGAGGCAATGCCTGGATAAACCAATTTGCTGGACCCGCACCGCGGCTTACAGACCCTCCTCTTCCATGGAAGAATCGGATACGAACACCATGCTTACGACCAATCTCAGACAAAGCATACTGAGCTTTATATAAGGCCCACTGTGAAGCAAGAATACCTCCATCCTTGTTACTATCACTATAACCCACCATTACCATCTGTACAAGATCAGTTTCGTCTGATTGGCTGCGTTGGTATTCTAAA from Solitalea canadensis DSM 3403 encodes:
- a CDS encoding patatin-like phospholipase family protein, with translation MKIGLVMSGGGIRGIAHLGVVKALYEEGLTFSKISGTSAGAIVGAFLANGYQPDFILNAFKVTSLFRYIKPVIKGFGLLSLQNTSILYDQFLPATFEELKIPFVVAATDLGNARIAYFSSGKLIAPVQASSCIPAVFKPIEMDGKLYVDGGILDNFPVEVIMDDCDFIIGSCCNHLEKIDSVTGIKNIIERSVVISLNSRTESKKRLCNVIIEPKGLGSISLFHVKRTDDIFEQGYKAAKEEIKNNPELKEAIKNFKELQLAK
- the msrB gene encoding peptide-methionine (R)-S-oxide reductase MsrB, with the translated sequence MNIFKLSLCFAIAFSAISFTACAQSKNTDPKTEKKMSYKVQKTEEEWKKELTPEQYAILRQKGTERPFTGEYNNFYKKGTYVCAACGTKLFESGTKFDGHCGWPSFDKAIPGTVEYHKDLSHGMIRTEILCANCGGHLGHIFDDGPTETGDRYCVNSISLKFVPEQQ